A window of Bacillus sp. DX3.1 genomic DNA:
ACGATAGAAGTATGCCAAGATTATGAACTTGGTATCGATATAGATGATTCCATCGAAAGCTTAAAAGAAGAATTACAAAACCAAGGTATTAGCGTCACTTTCGATAAAGAAATTATGGACGTTGTGAGTCGCCTACGTTCTTTACAGGAAAAAGGAATCAAAGTAGAAAAAGTAATGAATTTACTATAAAATGAAACTTCTCCCAGTGGGTTTTTTCTTCCCCCGTACTGAGGGTTAATTTTCACCAATCAAACTTCCCATTAAAGCGGAATAAAAAAAGAGATGGCTATATGCCATCTCCTTATTTTTTATAATTCCATTCATCGCTTTCATACTTTTCTTTCGCTAATGTTTGCACTTCTTGCAGTTGCTCTTCTGTTAGCTCATATGGCACAAGCTCTACATCTAACCCTTTTTCAAATCCAACTTGGAAAGCTTCAATCAACTGCTCAATCGTAAATGTACGATCTGTTAATTCATTGATTGCAACAGCCTTCGAGGAAAACATACTCTTCATACGCTCTTTTACTCGTTCATTTGGGAATAAAAATAAATCATACAGCTCGTCCAAGTCAATTTCGAGTGGGATTGAACCGTGCTGCAAAATGACACCTTTTTGACGTGTTTGCGCACTTCCAGCAATTTTCCGTCCTTCTACAACAATCTCATACCAAGATGGCGCATCAAAGCACACACCTGAACGTGGGTTTTTCAACTTTTCACGATCAGCTTCTGTTTTGGGAACAGCATAGTATGCCTCAAGTCCTAACGCTTTAAAACCTTCCAGTAAACCTTGTGAAATAACACGGTACGCTTCCGTAACCGTTTTTGGCATGTCTGGATGATCTTCTGATACGATAACACTGTACGTCAATTCTTTATCATGTAACACACCTCTACCGCCTGTTTGACGGCGTACAAATCCATATTCTTTTTTATTTACTTCATCCATATTTATATCTTTTTCAACACGTTGGAAATAGCCAACTGTTAATGTTGGCACTTCCCATTCATAAAAACGAATTGTCGGTGGCATTTTCTTTTCACTTTGCCAATTTAACAAACATTCATCTAACGCCATATTAAATGCCGGCGAACATTGACCAGAGTTAATATAACACCATTTTTCTTTTCCCATCATGCACCTCATATAACCAATTATTTTTCACAATTTATAGTCTATCAAATTCGACAAACTTTGTGAAAGAATACGAAATTTCTTCTTATTACCGCATGAACTTGTTGCATAAATACATATGGGCATTATAATATTGAAAGTAGGATAAGAAAAAAGGGAGCGATAGAATCGTGTCAACAAATATTATTATTATACTAGCCGTAATCTTAGCATTCATCGGCTACTCTGTATGGATGTTTTTCTATCAGAAAAAATTAATTAAAACACTTTCAGAGGAAGAATTCCGCTCTGGCTATCGTAAAGCACAGCTTATCGATATTCGTGAAGCAGATGAATTCAACGCTGGTCATATTTTAGGGGCTCGTAACATTCCATTATCACAAATACGCCTTCGTTACAAAGAACTTCGTCAAGACCAACCTGTTTATTTATATTGTCAAAGCGGTTTTCGTACAGGTCGTGCAGCACAATTTCTAAAAAAACAAGGTTACAAAGATTTCTACCAGCTGCAAGGTGGCTTTAAATCTTGGACAGGCAAAATTAAAAAGAAAAATTAATAAAAAAAGAACTAGCTTGATTCGTCAGCTAGTTCTTTTCTTCCATGTTATTTGCAATATACAGTAAATTTTGTTTTACTATTTCTCCATCCTGTGGCTCTATGTTACGGTACAAAAGTTGGTATTCTAATCCTTTGTCCTTCCATATAAGCGTTGCAAATTCTTCTCCACTCTCTATTTCATCCCGGTTTTTAAAATAGGCTGCTGAACCATTTTCTAATTTCATTTGCTCATGAAACCGATTTTGTTCCACAATATAAGGAAAACTATACGAAAAGTTTGCAACTGTTAATTCTACATAATCTTTCCTACCTTTTTCCTGTTGCTTATATTTAATTGTTAAAACAGCGTTCTTCTTCCCTATCGTTCTCACTGTTGCATTCACATCATGTGTGATTTCATATGGTAAAAAATTTGGGACTTTAAATGGGGTTGGAAAATATTTATTCGCATCTTTTAACAAAACAGGATCAGATATACGATCTGCAGCTGCATCCGTATTTTCCACAATTCTTTTTTCTTCTGTCACCGTCTGTTGAAAAGAACATGAGCTAAGCATAATACTAGAAAACACGAAACAAATGAGTCTTTTTTTCAATTTGTTTCCGCCCTTTCCTATCGCTCCTCTAACGAACAAAGCGTTTGTATGTTATGTTCATATTCGCTTTATCTGTCCGTTCTCCCTTTGAAAATTTCCCTCGTTTATCTCGCACATTTTGACATGAAGAGTAACTAGACAAAAAATACTTCCCACTATTCTCACGCCCCATAAACAAGGTTACGCGAATAACGGAAAGCTTTGTTTACAACATAAATTATGAAAAGCTTTTCAGGTCAAGGAATTTCCCCTCACTCTTTTTGCATATTTCCTTTTATAATACAATAAGGGGTGAAATATATGGCAAACATGAAGCAAATTGCAAAAACAGCAGGAGTTTCTATAACGACTGTTTCACGCGTCTTAAATGATCATCCATATGTTAGCGATGAAAAACGAAAGCGCGTATTAGATGCTGTTGAAGAATTACATTACGCGAAAAATATCAATGCGATTCATCTAATTAAAGGTAAGACATTTACAATTGGTGTCATGCTTCCATTCGTAAACTTACCCTACTTCAGCACAATCATTGAGGGTATTGGTAATGAAGCATTAGCTGCTGGCTACCATATTAACCTTTGCCAAACGAATTACGATAGCATTGAAGAAATTCGTGTTCTTGAAATGATGAAGATGAAACAATTTGATGGCATGATTATTTGTTCGCGTACAAGTTCTTGGGATGCTATTGAACCGTACGCAAAATTTGCTCCGCTTATTTCATGTGAAAAGATGCAACATCCTCTCATCTCATCTGTTTATGTTGATCACTATGAAGGATTCCGCATTGGTACAGAATACTTACTCCAAAAAGGCCATGAGCGTATTGGCATTTGCTTAGCACGTGAAAACAGCGTCAATACAAAGCAGCGAGAACAAGCCTTTTTTGATACACTTCATGAGGCAGGAAAAAGAGCACAACCGAACTGGATGTTTTACCAATGCTACAATATACATGACGGAGCACAAGTAATTCAACGTATTTTAAAAATGAAAGAGCGCCCAACGGCAATTTTTGCAGCAAATGATCAAGTTGCTGCAGGTTTATTGACAGAAGCAAAAAAACAAGGACTACGTGTACCAGAGGATTTAGCCATTCTCGGTTTTGATAATCATGAAATTTCAGAAGCATTAGAAATTTCGACCATCGAACATCCTGGTTTAACAATGGGAGCTCGTGCTTTTTCCTTGTTTCACAAACAAATACAAAGAGAACAAATTACAGGAGATTCAGAAGAACTTCCTTTCCAGTTAATTGAACGACATACCGTATGAGGAGTATCTTATTCATTGTTACTCCTTGTACAAAGAATGATTCGTGTTGACTTTATTTTTTCTATCTTTTATACTGAAACTAACGAACGGTAGGTAGGGGATGAAAATGACAGCAAACCGCATTAAAGCTGTAGCACTTTCTCATTTCGCACGCTACGGCTATGAAGGTACTTCATTGGCAAACATTGCACAGGATGTTGGGATTAAAAAACCATCGATTTACGCACACTTTAAAGGGAAAGAAGAGTTGTATTTTATCTGCTTAGAAGCAGCCCTGCAAAAGGATTTACAATGCTTTAAAGACGATATAGAACAATTTTCAGAATCATCTACTGAAGCATTACTCGTAAATCTTTTAAAAGGTTACGCAAAACGATTTGGTGAAAGTGAAGAATCAATGTTTTGGTTACGCACTTCTTATTTTCCACCTGATGCATTTCGCGAACAAATTATTGAAAAAGCAAATGCTCACATTGAAAACGTTGGAAAACTTTTATTTCCTGTATTCAAACGAGCAAATGAACAAGGTGAACTGCATAACATTGAAATAAAAGACGCTTTAGAGGCTTATCTATGCTTACTGGACGGTCTTATGGTTGAACTATTATACGCAGGTTTAAATCGCTTTGAGACCCGCTTAAACGCCTCTTGGAAAGTATTTTGGCGCGGCCTTTCAAAATGACGGATTGCTTACTTAGCAATGCGTCGTTTTTCAGCCCTTTACCTAACGACTGGTAGGAAGGAGAAATGCTATATGGCATGGTTTTATGTAATCTTAGCTGGTATTATTGAAATTTTTTGGGTGATTGGATTGAAGCACGCAACAACACCGCTTGAATGGATTGGTGTTGCTCTTATAATTGCAATTAGTTTCGTCCTATTGTTTAGAGCTTATAAAGATTTACCTGTTGGAACTGTGTACGCTGTGTTTACAGGAATCGGAGCGGGCGGAATCGTTCTTACAGAGATTTTCATTTTCGGTGAACCTTTTTCCATTGTGAAAATTTTATTTATCGGTTTAATCTTCTTCGGCGTAATTGGGTTAAAACGAGTAACGGGTGAACAAGAAGAGAAGGGGGCTGCATAAAATGGCATGGGTATTTTTAATTATTGCTGGTATTTGTGAAATCGTTGGTGTACTGTTTATGAAAGTAGCCACTGAAAAGAAAGGCTGGACACCAAAGCTTATCTTAATCGCCAACTTTGGCGTAAGTTTCTTCTTCTTATCCCTTGCAATGAATTCATTACCAATGGGAACAGCTTACGCAATTTGGACTGGAATTGGAACTGCTGGAAGTGCGCTTCTAGGCATTCTTATCTTCCGCGAATCCGCTGATTGGCGTCGCCTTGCTTTCTTAAGCTGTATTTTATGCGGTGCGGTTGGCTTAAAGCTACTAGCCTAACAGGATGAATATCATGTGGAAGGAAAAAGGAAAACAGATTGTAACAGGAGCTACGATTGCACTAGTCCTTCTATTACAAATCAGCTTTCATATAATTGAGTGGCTTTTTCATAAAGTAATTTCTGTTCTTTCGCTTCTTTCAAACATAACGCTAGCATTCGCATCCGTTGCTTGGTCAATCTTCGCTTCCATTGCAATTATTATCATTTGGAGTATCGCCAAGCTATGGAACAAAGTTTTCTCAAAAGACAGTTCTTCTAAAAAGAAGTAACTGTCTTTTTTCATGTCTAATGATTAGCATTGTTAGACTTTCTAAAGAAATTCGATGCAATAATACATAGTATTCCAACAATAAAAACCCCAGCACCCACACTCTTATTTACATTCTCAAACAAAACAAGATCTGAGTAAAAATTAAGCATCATAAGACCTATAGAAAATAAAACTAGTCCAACCCCCATTACTATTCTTCCCTTTAGCGTCTGTTTTCTCATCATACATCCCTCCTTTAAAATTTTTAAAATCCAACTATATCCTCTCTCTTTTGGGACATACTACATGAAAAGGAGCTGATTATATGCAAAATTCTATACATAAACATATCCTATTGTTGTTTTTCTTATTTATCTTCTTTGTTGTATTTTTCAGCTTGGCATTACATACTTCAAAAGATATACCGAGCACAGTGTCTGTTTACAAATTGCTTATGTATTATTTTCTTTATTGAAAAAGGTGTCTTGTGATGAGACACCTTTTATAACGTATGTTTTTCTTTTTTTCTAATTATGCTTCCTGACGTTACGAAAACAGTTCCAAAAAGAAGACATGTAGATACTGAAATGTATGATGGAACCAAGTGCAATGTCATTCCAATTCCTGTGTCAACAATGAGTAGAAATCCAACTACTATGAAAAGGCTACCTATGATTTTCATCATTACACCTCCCAATGTTACTTCATAATTTCCTTATGTATCAGATAATTGCGTTCAAAATATAATTATTATTTACGTTATAATTTGTTAAACCGGCTGCGTTACAGTTCCTTATTTCCGAATATTCCTATAGATAAAAACATAGAAATAAAATAAGCTATACATGCTCCTATACTCAAAATACTTATGATAAATTCCAGATTTGAAGAGTGAAAAAACATTATCATGAGCCTTTTTTCAGCAAAGACATTACACATAAATCCTAACAAACCTATTAAAGGAAAAAGTACAAGTATGCTAAAAATAGTAACAGCTTGCTTGTTTCCGCCATATTTTACGGGAAGGACCATCATTGCATAAAGAATAGAGAGAAAAATAGCTATAAAAACCGCATACCATGGAATATTTGTATTTTCATTTAATAGAAATTTAGGTAGTATTACAAAAGCAAAAGTGACTGTCCAACCACATCCAATAAAAAGTATTGTTGATATATATTTTGCAATAACAATATCTTTCCTAACAAAAGGTAAACTTACTAGTATCTTCTCCGTTTTATTTTTATCTTCAATTGATAAGGAGCTTGCTATCATTAAGAGACAAGTAATGAAGCAAACAATTGCTATCTGAAACGGTTCAGTAAACTGTTTTATAGCGCAATAAATAGGCAATATCAGATAGAGAATAAAAACTTTTCGTTGTAAGAAAAATTCCTTCCAAATTAGATGTCTCATGATTCTTCTCCCCCTTTATATATCTCTTTTTTCATATAACTTAATTGCCATAAACATAGAAATTATATATATAGCTGCTAATCCCATTGCCCCTACTATACATATTCCTACATTTGACATATTCATAATCCAATTACTAAATGAATTTTCTACACCATATTGATCGCCATCTATAAACAAACTAATAATAGTGGAAGGCACTACTATTACTATCGCTAATATGCCACGTAACACTTTGGAATCTGTACCATAATATACAGGTAAGAAAAATGCGACATATAAAAATGGAGCCACTATACCTCTTAGCACTGTATCCCATGGAAGTTCAATGTAGATGTAAGGATGATATAAGCCGATATCTGCAATTAAAGTTAGTCCCCTCATCATCCAAACAACTGCTAATGCCGATAAAACAGCTATAATCACTACGATTGAGATAGATATATATTTAGCTGCAACTATATTTCTTCTTTCTAGGGGTAAACTATTAAGAAATTTTTCACTATCATTTTTTTCATCTGTTGCCATAGACAATATAAGAGATGCTATTGCTGATACTAGGCAACTTGCAACAAAAACCGATGAATTAAATGAATTAGACATAAAAAGGAGTGCAGAAAATCCCAAATAGAATATCCACATAGCACGCAAAAAATATAAATCCTTAAACACCAACTGACGCATAAGCCATTCTCCCCTTCGCCGTATACACAACAATGTCATCTAAAGTCGGTTTTTCCAGCACAACTTCGTTTCCAAACCAATCTTCAATCGCTTGTTTATCCTTCGCCAATCCTTCAAAACCAAATTTGTTTTTGCGTAGTCCGATAAATAGTTCTGTTCCTTCAGAATCTAATAAGTCGTTGCTTCCTTTTACAATCACGTGGTTCTCTAATAGTTCGTCTTTCTCTCCCGTAAAGACGATTTCCCCTTCGTTTATGAACGTAATGTAATCGGCAATACGCTCTAAGTCTGTTGTGATGTGCGTCGAGAATAATACCGATATTTCTTCTTCCATCACAATTTCTTGCAACATATCAAGCAGTTCACTACGCACAACAGGATCTAACCCTGATGTTGGTTCATCCATAATGATGAGTTCTGCATGATGCGATAGAGCCATCGCAATCGCAAATTTCATTTTCATCCCTTTTGATAATTGCTTAATCTTTTTGTTTTTTGGAACTTGTAATCGGTCCATATACGATTGATATTTTTCTTCATCCCATTTTTTATATAGCGGTGCGATAATTCGCTTCATTTGCTCACATGTTAACTCTTCATAGTAATGGTTTTCATCGTATACAAATCCGATATTTTGCTTGATTTCTTTTTCAGCCTTTTTATTGTCCTTACCAAAGATCGTAATATCCCCACTATTTCGTCTTACTAAATTCATAATCATTTTAATGGTCGTACTTTTCCCGGCACCGTTCGGCCCGACAAATCCCATAATATATCCACGTGGCAGTGTAAAACTTACATTTTGAACAGTAAAATCTTGATAGTTTTTACAAACGTTTTTTAGCTCTAGCATATGACTTATTCTCCCTTATATAGAAACGAAATCATCTGTTGCAGCTCTTCAGGTGAAAGCTGCAACAGCTTACTTTCATTTACCAATTCTTCCGCTTTGCTTTCTAACAATCGCAATCTTTGTTCTCGTAAGAGCTCGTTATTTTGCGCTGATACATACGTTCCTTTCCCAGCAACCGTTTCAATATACCCTTCTTTTTCAAGCTCCTCATACGCACGTTTCGTCGTAATCACACTAATCTGCAGTTCTTTCGCTAAGCTACGGATAGACGGCAATTGATCCCCACCCTTTAGACCACCATTTAATATAAGCTGCCGAAGCTGCTTACTAATTTGTTCGTAAATAGGATCTGGTGAAGAATTTGAAATAATAATATTCATGTTTTCCTCCACTGTGCATATACTGTATATACTCTATATACACAGTATATACACATCATCCTATTTTTGGCAAGAAAAAAAGACCAACAATTTCCTGTTGGTCTTTTGTATATGTATCACTTCTCAAAGCGATTTAACATTTCATCTCTCATCCCAAAACTCACAACAGCAATTCCTACATACATGAAAATAAGAAATGCTGGATGCACTGTATTGTACCAGCTGCTATCAATGATTAAATATACCGTTAATGCTACAACGAGTACAAATGCTAAAACGAACATATAAAAATGTCTTGTACTACCCATAATAAACTCCTCTCTTCTCACTTCATCATTCAACTGTATATTCTATCGAATAATCCGATATGACTCAAGGCTAACTTTCTTTTATGTAATCCAGTTCCACCGTTATAATGTCATCACAAGCTATCGAAATAATGGTTCCTTTTTGATCAATCGCCGTTACTTGCCTGTTATCCATCACACGATGCGCCACACGTTCTAACATTTTTCCATGATCCCGATAATAAAATTCTTTTATATCTTTAATGGTTTTTCCATTTTCTAAATGATACACCATCCTGTAACGTTTATAGCTCATTCTCCCACCCCGCCTTGTTCGTT
This region includes:
- a CDS encoding biotin/lipoate A/B protein ligase family protein, translated to MGKEKWCYINSGQCSPAFNMALDECLLNWQSEKKMPPTIRFYEWEVPTLTVGYFQRVEKDINMDEVNKKEYGFVRRQTGGRGVLHDKELTYSVIVSEDHPDMPKTVTEAYRVISQGLLEGFKALGLEAYYAVPKTEADREKLKNPRSGVCFDAPSWYEIVVEGRKIAGSAQTRQKGVILQHGSIPLEIDLDELYDLFLFPNERVKERMKSMFSSKAVAINELTDRTFTIEQLIEAFQVGFEKGLDVELVPYELTEEQLQEVQTLAKEKYESDEWNYKK
- a CDS encoding rhodanese-like domain-containing protein: MSTNIIIILAVILAFIGYSVWMFFYQKKLIKTLSEEEFRSGYRKAQLIDIREADEFNAGHILGARNIPLSQIRLRYKELRQDQPVYLYCQSGFRTGRAAQFLKKQGYKDFYQLQGGFKSWTGKIKKKN
- a CDS encoding DNA polymerase III subunit delta yields the protein MFSSIMLSSCSFQQTVTEEKRIVENTDAAADRISDPVLLKDANKYFPTPFKVPNFLPYEITHDVNATVRTIGKKNAVLTIKYKQQEKGRKDYVELTVANFSYSFPYIVEQNRFHEQMKLENGSAAYFKNRDEIESGEEFATLIWKDKGLEYQLLYRNIEPQDGEIVKQNLLYIANNMEEKN
- a CDS encoding LacI family DNA-binding transcriptional regulator, with the protein product MANMKQIAKTAGVSITTVSRVLNDHPYVSDEKRKRVLDAVEELHYAKNINAIHLIKGKTFTIGVMLPFVNLPYFSTIIEGIGNEALAAGYHINLCQTNYDSIEEIRVLEMMKMKQFDGMIICSRTSSWDAIEPYAKFAPLISCEKMQHPLISSVYVDHYEGFRIGTEYLLQKGHERIGICLARENSVNTKQREQAFFDTLHEAGKRAQPNWMFYQCYNIHDGAQVIQRILKMKERPTAIFAANDQVAAGLLTEAKKQGLRVPEDLAILGFDNHEISEALEISTIEHPGLTMGARAFSLFHKQIQREQITGDSEELPFQLIERHTV
- a CDS encoding TetR/AcrR family transcriptional regulator codes for the protein MKMTANRIKAVALSHFARYGYEGTSLANIAQDVGIKKPSIYAHFKGKEELYFICLEAALQKDLQCFKDDIEQFSESSTEALLVNLLKGYAKRFGESEESMFWLRTSYFPPDAFREQIIEKANAHIENVGKLLFPVFKRANEQGELHNIEIKDALEAYLCLLDGLMVELLYAGLNRFETRLNASWKVFWRGLSK
- a CDS encoding multidrug efflux SMR transporter; this encodes MAWFYVILAGIIEIFWVIGLKHATTPLEWIGVALIIAISFVLLFRAYKDLPVGTVYAVFTGIGAGGIVLTEIFIFGEPFSIVKILFIGLIFFGVIGLKRVTGEQEEKGAA
- a CDS encoding multidrug efflux SMR transporter; its protein translation is MAWVFLIIAGICEIVGVLFMKVATEKKGWTPKLILIANFGVSFFFLSLAMNSLPMGTAYAIWTGIGTAGSALLGILIFRESADWRRLAFLSCILCGAVGLKLLA
- a CDS encoding DUF3975 family protein, producing the protein MWKEKGKQIVTGATIALVLLLQISFHIIEWLFHKVISVLSLLSNITLAFASVAWSIFASIAIIIIWSIAKLWNKVFSKDSSSKKK
- a CDS encoding ABC-2 transporter permease encodes the protein MRHLIWKEFFLQRKVFILYLILPIYCAIKQFTEPFQIAIVCFITCLLMIASSLSIEDKNKTEKILVSLPFVRKDIVIAKYISTILFIGCGWTVTFAFVILPKFLLNENTNIPWYAVFIAIFLSILYAMMVLPVKYGGNKQAVTIFSILVLFPLIGLLGFMCNVFAEKRLMIMFFHSSNLEFIISILSIGACIAYFISMFLSIGIFGNKEL
- a CDS encoding ABC-2 transporter permease; the protein is MRQLVFKDLYFLRAMWIFYLGFSALLFMSNSFNSSVFVASCLVSAIASLILSMATDEKNDSEKFLNSLPLERRNIVAAKYISISIVVIIAVLSALAVVWMMRGLTLIADIGLYHPYIYIELPWDTVLRGIVAPFLYVAFFLPVYYGTDSKVLRGILAIVIVVPSTIISLFIDGDQYGVENSFSNWIMNMSNVGICIVGAMGLAAIYIISMFMAIKLYEKRDI
- a CDS encoding ABC transporter ATP-binding protein, whose protein sequence is MLELKNVCKNYQDFTVQNVSFTLPRGYIMGFVGPNGAGKSTTIKMIMNLVRRNSGDITIFGKDNKKAEKEIKQNIGFVYDENHYYEELTCEQMKRIIAPLYKKWDEEKYQSYMDRLQVPKNKKIKQLSKGMKMKFAIAMALSHHAELIIMDEPTSGLDPVVRSELLDMLQEIVMEEEISVLFSTHITTDLERIADYITFINEGEIVFTGEKDELLENHVIVKGSNDLLDSEGTELFIGLRKNKFGFEGLAKDKQAIEDWFGNEVVLEKPTLDDIVVYTAKGRMAYASVGV
- a CDS encoding GntR family transcriptional regulator — encoded protein: MNIIISNSSPDPIYEQISKQLRQLILNGGLKGGDQLPSIRSLAKELQISVITTKRAYEELEKEGYIETVAGKGTYVSAQNNELLREQRLRLLESKAEELVNESKLLQLSPEELQQMISFLYKGE
- a CDS encoding DUF3929 family protein; its protein translation is MSYKRYRMVYHLENGKTIKDIKEFYYRDHGKMLERVAHRVMDNRQVTAIDQKGTIISIACDDIITVELDYIKES